GACATTACTTTTTTTACGGACTTGCATATGCTCATCAGTATTCAACATATTCTGAACGCTAATGAAACTCTTTACtatcattcaattaaaattcTACATAAGTGCTAGGctcttaataatttatatttattgtgcAATTGCTCTATTATTTTTCTTGCATGGCCTAATCACCAGTTGTGATAAATGTTTAGCATTTAATAATGGTATATTACTCTTGTCAATGAATTTCCATGTAAACTATTGTAAAAAGTTTCCTTATGGttcaattcattaattttttagtgTTTCTAGTAGTGATGAGAAAGTTTGCAAAATATTATGGTTGTCTTGATGAAAAGCAATAGGGCAGTTTGTGTTGCTTGTCAGAGAAAGGGCAGATTCATTGGATAAATTTCACTAATCATGTGATATTCAGCTGTGCGCTTCCCGTCCCACGTAGGCGGTTTACGGCAAATCGGattattgtatataatagttaatacgaaactactaaaataacttgggttaaccaagTGAAAAGTGGTTTcgaaagttatttgggtcagtttgcgctgtactgtttcaattggtatcagaaccACTCTGAGGTTCTCTGAGtcagataaattaaattatgcagagctagtggacctgcgaggaaagggttacccgtgtgagacgaggtggagccaccCGAGGTATTAGTGAACCACAATACTCGAAGGTTCGGTCATGGTTTAACAATTGTATTCGATTGTCGCAAATTTAGTAGGAAAGAGTGATATTCAGCTGTGCGCTTTCCGTCCCACATCGGCGGTTTACGGCAAAtcagaattgtatataatagctagcacgaaactactaaataatttggattaatcattttgagccaagtggaaagtggatTCAAAAGCTATTTGGATCATTTTGGACTGGGCTGTTTCAAATCATCCCTGAACTTAGATATTGTAATAGTGCGTACCTACGCTTTAGTTTGTAACGTATTTcttaactttaatttaaataacaacATACCATTTCTTACCTTTAATAACCATCTTACCAGTTGCCATCTATTGGGACAAGTGTTAGATAAATAACTCAATTCAAAGCTCTTGATTTGGCTGGAGTTTTGTGTCAAGATAGGTGTTTTGGAACAAGGTGCAGTAACAGAGTTTTGGAGGGATTTGGCCAAAAAAGGAAATTGTAGATGGCAATGATTTTGAAAGGCCAAGATCACGTGGGGGAAGAAAACCTGATATGCTTTTTTCTGCTAGGCCTAACTGGaccaaaagaataaaatatagaattttatttattgagtaattttctttttcttttctgttgTATTTTGACTCAAATAAAGTCTTCAATGAGTTTTAATAAAATGTGTACATAAGGAGCAAATCTCTTGTAGATGAACCCAGTTCACAAGAAGATTCATGTTCTCATCCACAAAAAAAATTCTGCGctatttttttcttctctcttgTCTTTTGATCCTCACCAAAGAATCAAGGATAAATGCTAATTTTTTCAACAATaaagagtatatatatataatgaagtTGGCTTTTTTCTTGGGTTGGACAAGAGAGGGAGAACTTGTCACCCTAGAATCAAGATTCTTtggtttaagtttttatgaaatttgTTGGGCTCTAATTGTGAGAGTCATGCCACATCGGCGGATTACGGCAATtccgaattgtatataatagctaacacgaaactactaaataatttgagtgaaccattttgggccaaatAGAAAGTGAgtctaaaaattatttgggtTAGTTTGGACCGGActatttcaattggtatcagagtcacTGGGTTAGACAAATTGTGCAgagctagtgggcctgcgaggaaagggctatcCGTATGAgatgaggtggagccgcccgaggtactagcgaaccacaatacccaagaCTCCGGTCCTGTTTTAGCAATTGTATCCGATTCATTGCGACGAGGACGTTGCAAATTTAGTAGGGGAGTGTGTGAGAGTCACTTGCTAGCTTGATGTGGAACGTCCCACATCGGCGGATTATGGCAATTCCGAATTATATATTATAGCTAGTACGAAACtaataaataacttgggttaactatTTTGGGCCAAGCGGAAAGTGAGTCCAAAAGTTATCTGGGTCATTTGGGTCGGGGCTATTTCACTAATTAAAAGATAAGGAATTTATTATAGTATAAGATTAATGGAGGTGGGGTGGTACCTATGAGAGCAAAGAGCATTGATGGAGAGAAacaaagagataaaaaaaacaCTAGAAGAGAGAGAATTGAGAGGAATGAAGTAAAAAAGAGAAATGAGGATGGGAGATAGAAAAAGGATGGAGCtgagagaaaatattttttatttatttaaggcTTTCCAGGTCAGATGATAACCTTTAAATAGGTTATCAAAGGTAAATGGGATCTTattgttattaaaaataaagttaggAAAGTTTTATATGACAAATTAAAGTTTAGGTACTGTATTATTATAACACTCTAGTTCAGTGACAATGAGTGAAATTTATCCCAGATTCATTACAATGTTGTGCATGCACATGATCCATATAAGAGATTCCACAATCAACacgtttctctctctctctcattttgGTTAACAGCTTCAGAGTGATTCTTATTATTAAGGATCACTTCATGAATAACCATTTGAAATCATCTGAGCTACACTCAACAGATTTTGAGCTATGTAACAGCAATTTGACAATtccaaaaggaagaagaatagAATAGAGGCAGATCTGCTAGAAAGCCTGAAAAAGAATGCTATAATTATCTCTGTGAAGCTTTCTAGTTCTTACATCTCTGCCTTCACGACAATTTTCCTTAGTAACTACTATACATTTTTATACCAcaacaatcaaaataaacatcatcatggcattcctTCACGGTGCTGCCTTCCAGTCTTTGCACTGTACTGGTGTATCTGTTCCATCTGAGGAAATTTTCTTTTACATCCTTCTTTCTGATTAAATTAAAGTGTCacagaaaattttttattcagaCATTATGTCACACTGGTTGGAGCAGTCTACATTTTGTGCAACTATCCTCATGGCTTTATAGTTAAGCCCAAAAGGGccaaaactttattttatatcataatttttattttaaaaaaataacttaatttctgAATTAACAGGTTCTGATTGCCAATATTGCGGAATATGCACCCATAGTATATACTCCAACCGTGGGTCTTGTTTGCCAAAATTACAGTGGTTTATTTAGAAGGCCAAGGGGAATGTATTTCAGTGCTGAGGATCGTGGAGAAATGATGTCCATGGTTTATAACTGGCCTGCTGAGCAGGTATTTAGTACTTGTGAGCGTTACAAATTTCTGCAACCTCTTTGTGGTATTTCCATTTACTCATTTAGATGACAAtaaagaggaaagaaaaaggTCAGTGTAACTGCTTTTTTCTACAATAAGCTTTTTAGGATTGCTGTGATGTTAGATATACAAGGGCTCAGAGTTGCTTCAGTTTGAGGTTCTTAACATTGTCCTTACAGTTTTTTCCTCCTGACACTACAGGTTGATATGATTGTTGTCACGGATGGAAGCAGGATACTGGGTCTTGGAGATCTTGGAGTTCATGGAATTGGAATTGCAATTGGGAAGCTGGATTTATATGTTGCTGCTGCTGGAATAAATCCTCAAAGGGTACGTTTTTGCCATACATTTCCTTGTTTTGCATGGACATTAAGAGCAATTCTCATTTGGCTTTGTTgtctttgattttgaatgaaggCTCTTTGCATATGATATGACTGTTAAGGTTTCCATTTCCTCTGGAtaacttttcttccttttcattGTTAGAAATAGTTatagtatatattttatttgtccATATAATTATGTCTATGTTTTCACTATGCAATTGGAAAAAAATAGAGCGGAACTTGTTAAATTTGAAGAATTTGAGTAAATATTTCATCCCCTTGTACCTGTACGGTCATTGTGCCAATGGATACATATAATGTAGATTCTTGTGACTTTTAAGGAGAAGGTATTGTCACAGATGATTAAAGAATCACAAATAATATGCTTGTGACCTTTAGGTGATTTTCTTAATAATTCTTCACAAACTTGATGTTTtccaaataaaatatcatttgtCTACCATGATTCCTTCTCCTTTTGTCTAagtgttatttaaaaaaaacaaaacagtcTTTGGGATATGACAGTAGCAAGAATCTCAccaattttctttcttccctGCTGCAAATTCATGATGTCTAATTTTCAAGAGTCATGGTTGCTAAAGGAATAATCATCTCAATTTCCAAAGCTACGAGGATTTAGTTTATAAGATATTTCCTATTTCATTTTGTGTCATTTCTGTTTGGTGAGTGTTTTGTGTTGCTTTTAACAAATGGACCCATAGGATTTCAAATGTGAAATTTTGAACTTatatttaatgtgatgtttgtctATTTGTTTTCTGCTATtttagattttcatttgttgctTTTTGGAGATTGCACAGTAGCATTTCTGCAGTTCTGATTGTTGATTCTTCTCTAGGCCATAAAATTTCATGGGATTTGGTTTGGAGAGTTTAGTGATTTGAGATGTTCTGTATTTTGTCATCTACCAGCCAATATTCAATTGTTCTATAGTTTttgaaagaagaaagagagaagggGAAAGGCAATGGCGTGGAAGCAAGGAGGGATAGAGTGTAAAacagtttttaatttaataataaaatagtaatatttaaTTAGGTTAAATTCCATCTCAACTGTCATTTCATTTGTTTACTTGTTTTATGCATGAATCTATAGATATTGTTGATGAAGCAAAATAGTGTTAATTGTTATAAATTtggctaattttttttttctaattgatttttaattgtCTTGCAGACAAATTTATGTTTAAGTATGATTACGCTGGCTGCTGCTTTTTTTATCCATTTCTGAACATGATGACAATTATTTTTATCTTCTGCTAACCTGTTATTCTTGAATTCTTACTTTTGATGAATTAGTGTACTTTTTTGATAGAATATTGCTGTGGTTTTCCCCTGTACTAGGTGCTTCCTGTCATGATTGATGTTGGAACCAACAATGAGAAGCTGCTCAAAGACCCCTTATGTAATTATTCtctgtttaattattttaaaaattttctgagCACCTAAAAAAGAATTGCATTTTCTATTTGTAAGAAGGAACTGTTTTCTCATTCTAAACACTTTGTATAGGTTTCTACAAGAAGATATATGCCTCAGAGATGGTAAAAGTGATCATATTAAAAACCTATATTTCTCTTTATCATTGGATCACTTGGAAAACTAGTAAAAAGTTGCTAATGAATGATGATGAATGAATAAACAGCAAGCATTTTTTTCTCATGTGTGCtcatcaacaaaaaaaaaattgtatttcttCATCTGTGCAAGTCACTGGAATGATGAGGGTGAGGGTACCTTTTTACCCCCAAAAAACAGCTGCATAAAAGTGCGGAAAGAGATATAAATAATAAGGATGAGAAGCAAAATTATGTAGAATGGAGAATTGATGTTCTCCCAGAAAAAAAAGCACTTTGTTTGCAGAATGAGAATCTCCCATCCATACTATCTCTCCAAAGATTTAAAAGATGTGTTGATGCAAATAGAGTTTTATATTTCTTCCTTATTGCTACCTTTTATGATAAAAATTGCATTAACTTTGCAACTTTGCAAACTCATTTCACTATCAGCAATGTTTTTGTGTATGTGCTTGGGGGAATTTGAATGGTACTATTAGTGTAACCTTGTTGAGCTATCACACCTTATAAAGAAGAATGAATGTTAGAAACATAAAGGGAGAGCTTGATATAGAGAAATAAGCAATTGACAGGGGAAAAGGTCAGGAAGATGAGAGAAGATAAGAGTGGACTCTTTTACTTGCTCAAATAAATACTCATTCATTCATCTTCAATTCTAAAAGCCTATTTTCTATAATGCATACAATTATTAACTTATTCCTAAAAGCCCTCCTACCAACTTCGGGAAAATGCTATTGcttatttgattaaattttgaAGAGATTATTGCAGTTATATGGTCAATGGATCAAGGTCCATGTCAAGGTTAAATGGTCCCTCTCATTGTGGGAAATTTTACCTGATTGTTCACCTTGCAGGATTGTGGATTTTTAGAGAATTTAGCGCCTTAACAGATTCTTGTACTGTGGCATTATATCAGTATtcaatctttttattaattattagcaTGTGCTTTATACATTGATTTTATCCCGATAACAAGGAGAttaccattttattttttgtgataGATTTGGGATTGCAAGAACACCGTCTTGATGGTGATGAGTATGTTGCAGTAATTGATGAATTCATGGAGGCTGTGTTTACTCGGTGGCCGCATGTGATTGTGCAGgtgatttaaatttttgtgtATGTCTAGTTGATTAATAAATCGATGACGTTTCTCAATTTGCACTTTCTCGAGATACTAAGACATTATGTTTATTCAGTTTGAAGATTTCCAAAGCAAGTGGGCGTTTAAGCTATTGCAGAGATATAGGAATACCTACAGAATGTTCAATGATGACGTACAGGTATCTGGGTTTCTCTACTTATGTGATCACACTTTGTTATCTAAGCCCAGCTATAGGAGCTACTATTGATAATATTTCGCAGAAATAGCTGTTGTCTAATCACGTTTATGAGCTGCACACATAACTTGCATGGCCTGCAACGGAATatgaataggtgcaaataagtACTGCTAGATCTAGATGAAATAGGTGAAGTTGACATACTTCTTTGCACTGCCTCTTGGCATTACAAATTCAGATCTTCTATCATAGCTTACATTTGGCAATCCTGCACAGCCACATTACATTGTTTTATAGGTTGTGGTCTAAATATCAATGTTGTTCTTGATTGATTCTAATCATAACGGGGAGCACATATACTTCTTGGTGTGCAACGCTATTCTTCTAAACTGCCCCCAAAGTTCCTAATTTAAAATGTTATAGGTTCTGTTGGTGAGGAAGGAAGGGCATGAatgcaaaacagaaaaaaattaaGTGTGTTTTTGGAGAATAATTCCTTTTAACAAGAAGGAGATGTTCTATGCATCATTGCAGGCCCTGTTTTTCCAATCTGTGAATCCAAGCAAGCCTTCCATATTATTTATGTATGCTTAGGAAGAAGGGATTGATGTGGGCCTCCATGGGGGTAAGATAGTACTGTGGCTATAATGAACCAAGGGAAAGCATTCTACTTTAGTATGATCAGATTATCTGTTTACTGTCTTTTCTTTTACATGCTTGTTTTCCTTGCTGCACATACAGGGTACTGCAGGGGTTGCAATCGCTGGCCTTCTAGGAGCTGTGAGGGCACAAGGCAAGCCAATGATTGATTTTCCAAAGCAAAACATTGTTGTTGCTGGTGCTGGAAGGTTAGTTGGCTGTCCTACTATGTTAATGCCCAATTATGCATTCCCAGGTTTCAAACACATGCAAACAAAGAAGGAGAATATTTATGTCTATGATCCTGAACTAAACTCTGACAAGCAAAAGACgagaattaatttttcataatgtAGACAACCTCTAAATTAAGACATATAACTGACAGTAAACTGTGATCGCTAGATATCGTGCTATCTTATTAATATAATGAACTTGATATGCCCTGTGACTGACTTTAAGATATAATCCCAGATGAATCTATAATCTTAATACTAAATAAATGTAATTGGATTGATATTGCTGATATTTCCCAGGCCATTTTGCTCATTTAAGTTTAAGATTTAGCAACTTAAAATTCACCAGTAAATGTGCCTCTTCTTTCTATAGCAGTTACTGCATGAAATTTTAGGAATACCTGACACTTGCATGTTGCAATATCTTAAGGCTCCTTTTCCTCTTTGCACATCTACAGTGCCGGAATAGGGGTTCTGAATGCTGCAAGGAAAACAATGGCCAGGATGTTAGGAAATAATAAATCTGCCCTTGAAAGTGCAAGGAGTCAGTTCTGGTTAGTTGATGCTAAGGTGAGAAGCTGTTGTCCTAAATTTATCATGTACACGTCCTACTTTCACAACTCTATTTTCACTTTCTAATGTGCTTAATATAAAAGTAAGGATGCTTGCTTTTTCTCCTCCAATAAATATTTCAGCAACTGACAGACGTGTGTTGGCAATTGGACAATCAGTGGTTTATTACATTTGCATATATGATATGGGGGAGCCTGTTTGTACCTTGTATTGCTATTCAATCTCTCTGCATGATCTTGTGCTAAAGTTGGATCTGGATATCTTGCAAGCTTGCCATAATGCATAATTGCATATCCCAGGGTCCCTTTCCCTACTAAACATCATGATTGAATTATTATTGCTTAAACCAGGGTCTGATCACAGAAGAACGTGAAAATATTGACCCAGAAGCCCTGCCATTTGCAAGGAAGATCAAAGAGGCTAATCGTCAAGGACTAAGGGAAGGTGCAAGCCTTGTAGAAGTGGTTTGTATTAATGTTGTTTTTTAAGAATGTAATGCTATATTTCTACTGGAAAAGGAAGATGTtttgagatatatatatatatatatatagagagagagaggtgtTCTCATCTTGGTTAATCTGCGTAACAGGTGAGAGAAGTAAAGCCTGATGTGCTTCTTGGATTATCTGCAGTTGGAGGATTGTTCTCAAAAGAGGTACAAGTTGGATGATGAAACTCTAACTATATTtcaataaaatgaatttatgcCAAGCATCTGGATCGCATAAaggttttttcccctttttataaataaaatattgaacGTGAGCCTCTAATTAATCCTTAGTGCAATCGTGACGTTGTGCATTTATTATTGTCAGGTATTAGAGGCCCTCAAAGGTTCAACATCGACTAGACCAGCAATTTTTGCCATGTCAAACCCTACAAATAACGGTATGACAATTTTGTGTTCCCTTTGCTTGTGGTAGGAGGGATGCCTGGTTAGTTCAGGAATTATGACGTGAActgttatttgtttatttatttatttgctttctcttttttctcctCTTACTGACAGCTGAATGCACTCCTGAAGAAGCATTTTCCATAGTGGGTGACAATATTATATTTGCAAGTGGAAGTCCTTTCAAAGATGTGGATCTTGGTACTTATTGGACTTAATGTGACctatggtttttcttcaaatctatGAAGCATCAGTGTTCTTTATTTAACCAACTGCTTGATAGAAATCTTTAGCTTCACTTCCACTTGAGATGGATAGTTGTAGGAGTTTACTTGATGATACTAAGATGATTGGCAGATATGTATTAACTTTTCAATGCCACAGGAAATGGCCATATTGGTCGCTGTAACCAGGGAAACAACATGTATCTCTTTCCAGGGTTAGTTTCTTCAGTAAATTTCACCATGCAAAATGGACTTTTTCCACATAACTATTCATCTGTTTGTCCATGTATCCATTTAGTATTGGGCTTGGGACGCTTCTCTCTGGCTCTAGGATCGTCTCTGATGGCATGCTACAGGCCGCAGCTGAATGGTATTTTCTCATTTATTCTTTCTGAATTAGCTTTTTTTGTTGTTGAACATTTCATCCAAATTTTGGGAGAAGCATTCATCAGCTGAAACAGTTAATCTGATTTTATTCTGTTGGTGATTCTTTAGTCATTGATTTCAATTTGTTTGACCAAAAACTGAACTTTACAGCCTAGCTGCATATATGACAGAAGATGAAGTTCTGCAAGGGATCATATACCCTTCAACATCAAGGTACACGTGTTCCAAGACTGTTTATTCTCTGGGAGTTTTGGAAGGTTCTGTAATCATGTTTCTGACCTCGTACATGTGTTCAGAATACGAGATATAACAAAGCAGGTGGCTGCAGCTGTGGTGAAGGAAGCCATAGAAGAGGATCTTGCAGAAGGATATCGTGAGATGGATGGTCGAGAGCTTCGAAAACTTAACCAGGTCTTTTTCCTTTCACTCAAAAATGTCATTTTGAATATGAAACTGGTATATGACTTGAGGTTGAAGTTGGCCCATCTATAAAAATGGTTATAGATAAAAGGGAATGTGTGGCAGTTCTCTGCGCAAATGTGGTATTATACCAAATCAATAGAAGCCGATGAGTTATCCATTTTGTCTTGTTTTCGGTGTACGGCTGATCCATTTATCGAAATTTAAAGTTTGCTCTTTTTGTCCATTTTTTAATCTGGTCATCGTAttgcttctctctctctctctctctctctcgctctctctctctccaatgAGGATTCTTGAAAATGCGAGACTTGACAAATGCATGTTAATGCAGGAGGAAATCTTAGAATTTGTGGAGAACAACATGTGGAGTCCAGATTACCCAACATTGGTCTATAAGAGGGAGTGAGCAAAAAAGTCTTGCTCTTACATGTCAAGatttagcattttttttttaatgtatccATTCCGTTAAATTTTCTGTTTAGTTGGCATCGATAAGTTTATTTCAAGTTTATTTATTCATTGTAAGGGGCGTGTGTCTATAGAGCTTATGGCATGACGAGATGCATCTTCATTCAATCACCTCCCCCCACccgcccaaaaaaaaaaaactttgtaaTTAATTGGCCGCAACGTgacttataataattttaatatttttatgtttaaattctaatgtttaaagataaaataatattgtAAATTTGCATTCACATacctgataataaatatatctgataataaatatatctgaataaatttagaatattttatatttaattctctcaattttaaattaaaaaaaattaaatttaaatttcatattttattcttattttttatgtaaattaaactttttacctcaagtttttatgatattttatagtaaaattttagtaatattATTTGACAATAATATTAATGATATGAACAAGTAAAAAATTGTAGtgaataaaaacaaaattatatgtatatctatttattaaagtttaggtgtatgaaataaataaataaatactaattTTGTGACTTacttataataattttctctacTTATTATGATATTAAGAGGATAATTATTAACAACCCGCgatgtgtgtatatatacaaCCAGGAAATCCCAAATTTTCAATCGTAAGtatatatgtaaatttaaaatatgatttaTTCATATTAGaatatagtttaattttaaattaaatagcagGAGTTGATAACTCTCAATCTCCTTGGGTTCCATATCCGATAGATCTGGTTCTCCCTCGTATCCTATTATATGGATCTGATTTCTTTTTGGACTCTCTGATGGGTCTGtcaaatgggtctctccatgttttCTTTGAGGAAATGACATGCAAAACAAGGGAAAAGGGGGTCAGGGGTCCACCGGGGATGTCCCGGCGGAGACCCttcgacgttcaagtcaggttTCCTGAATAAGAGTCGTGTCCTTAGACAAGAGTTgcagataaaataaaatggagTCCATgcaggagaagaaaaagaagaagataccCCATTGCAAGAGAAGACCCCCCAGTATATAATGCTTCCTGTCCTTGTCACtcaggcccgtacgtacgggcgtgtcaggcacctgctccatgcgtaacggccatttaatgctCTCCAGAGCGCATGCGGGTAGGGCTGGTGAGTGATTGGGCCTACTCCCTTATGGGGCTTGTGCTCATATCTGATCCGGATCACCCTGGGTTGCCGGCCCAGGCTCGTGAAGTCGAGTCGCCTCTCGAGCATATGATCTGATGGGCTTTGGACCTGTGGCCTTCTTTTGGACCCAACCTTATTCCTGGGCTAGAAAAGATCTGGaggttatcaattgcccctttacctcctcagcagttatttcATGACtagtgagggggtaaatacttaGGCTCCACTAATGACCGTACAGCTCAAGAACGGCTCTTGTCAAAACGTCCTTTTCTTGccttatttttttatctctttTACTTTGGTGTTTAAATGTATGGCGATCTGGAGATGTgtatttgatgatgaatgatatttcacctcggcCTGTGCCTCGTCATTATTTTCTACTCACACTGTCTTCTGGTTTTGTCAACTTTACTTATTTGATGGACCAGCCGGCTCTACTGGGTCTGTGCTGGTCGAACCGACCCAGGCTAAGAGCTCGGAGTCTGGTTAAGTTTCTGACTtgcgagtttttcttattctcatgAGGGCATTTCTATTTTTGGCTCACGATCTCGTCATTATTGCGAGTTCAGGAATATAATACCTTGTTCCTCTTGAGATAACTTTCTAGTAGTCGGTGCGGTTTGATAACTCTCAATATCCTTGAGCTCCATATCCGATAGATCTGGTTCTCTCTCGTCCCCTATTATATGGATCTGATTCCTTTTTGGGCTCTCTGATGAGTCTGtcaaatgggtctctccatgttttCTTTGaggaaaggacctgcaaaacaaGGGAAAAGGGGGTCAGAGGCCCCGGCGGAGAtgctccgacgttcaagtcaggttTCCTGAATAAGAATCGTGTCCTTAGACAAGAGTTgcagataaaataaaatggagTCTAGgcaggagaagaaaaagaagaagataccTCCTTGCAAGAGAAGACCCCCCAGTATATAGTGCTTCCTGTCCTTGTCACTCAGGCCCGTACATACGGGCGTGTCAGgcacctgctccatgcgtaacgaccaTTTAATGCTCTCCAAAGCGCATGCAGGTAGGGTTGGTGAGTGATTGGGCCTACTCCCTTATGGGGCTTGTGCTCATATCTGATCCGGATTACCCTGGGTTGCCGGCCCAGACTCGTGAAGTCGAGCCGCCTCTCGAGCGTATGATCTGATGGGCTTTGGACCTGTAGCCTTCTTTTGGACCCGACCTTATTCCTGGATTAGGAAAGATCTGGAGGTTATCAGGAGTAATTTATaaacaaatattttattgaaatttaataaaaataattttaaatacattGCGATTGATTTAAGTAATTTATGAAATCAATAAAGAAAAGTAAATATTTAtagaattttaatattaaataaaaatacagtAAAGTATTTATCAGATCAATGAAGAATCCCCCctctatttttcttatttataagcatactctaaaaaaaaattctaaacaaATGATCCaccttaaaattataatttataagttGATTAATTAGTTTGTAGCCTATTACCAATTGGATAGGTAGCCAAAACATATTTGAAAATTCCTGTTTTTTGATAGAAGTAATTGTTATAAACTTTATCATAATCATTCTCAGCTAATAATGACTGTGTTGGCCTGCTATTATTTTTGTTCATGAGAGTTTTGatcatataaaattttctttttatctgtAAAGTTTATCGCATTAAAAGTCCACTAGACAAAATTACAACAAAATAGATAGAAAATTTTGGGCCTAAATAGAAGCCCATAAACTAAGCAGAGCAATCCTAATACCCATACAACTAAAACAAAGCAACTTAGAGCTAAAGCTCGCCGACGTGAAGGTAGTGTTGCCCCCTAGACTAGCGTGCAAACTCCAACCTCATAGAAACCAGGAAAAATAGCCTTCTCTAAAACCATGCAAATTTGGATGCCCTTGGAGCTCTAAAAAGAGAGCAACCAAATAAAAAAACTCGATGCCCATGTGAGATTCCCAAGATGCTTACTGGTGGCTTCGTAAGAGAAGAAGACTGAGATTCTGCCATCTCAATCTCTTTATAGGCAAGATGGATTGAATCTACCAACTCCATATCATGAAGAGTCTTCCTTGAGAACCCCTCCCGCAGTTGTCTCTTTCAAAAACAACCA
The sequence above is a segment of the Manihot esculenta cultivar AM560-2 chromosome 5, M.esculenta_v8, whole genome shotgun sequence genome. Coding sequences within it:
- the LOC110615778 gene encoding NAD-dependent malic enzyme 62 kDa isoform, mitochondrial, producing the protein MSNFVNQIRASSSLINRLRQRLMNSAVLTQTARSFTTTEGHRPTMVHKRSLDILHDPWFNKGTAFSMTERDRLDLRGLLPPNVMSSDQQIERFMVDLKRLEVQARDGPSDPNALAKWRILNRLHDRNETMYYKVLIANIAEYAPIVYTPTVGLVCQNYSGLFRRPRGMYFSAEDRGEMMSMVYNWPAEQVDMIVVTDGSRILGLGDLGVHGIGIAIGKLDLYVAAAGINPQRVLPVMIDVGTNNEKLLKDPLYLGLQEHRLDGDEYVAVIDEFMEAVFTRWPHVIVQFEDFQSKWAFKLLQRYRNTYRMFNDDVQGTAGVAIAGLLGAVRAQGKPMIDFPKQNIVVAGAGSAGIGVLNAARKTMARMLGNNKSALESARSQFWLVDAKGLITEERENIDPEALPFARKIKEANRQGLREGASLVEVVREVKPDVLLGLSAVGGLFSKEVLEALKGSTSTRPAIFAMSNPTNNAECTPEEAFSIVGDNIIFASGSPFKDVDLGNGHIGRCNQGNNMYLFPGIGLGTLLSGSRIVSDGMLQAAAECLAAYMTEDEVLQGIIYPSTSRIRDITKQVAAAVVKEAIEEDLAEGYREMDGRELRKLNQEEILEFVENNMWSPDYPTLVYKRE